CGAAAAGTATcttcaaatctttttttatcttctGTTGCTTTTGTAGTTTCTTGTTCATGTCTTTGATCGTCTCCCCCtgtaatttcttcaaattcttCATCTCCCAAATCAACTTTGCTACACTATCGAATTTTTCAGAGTTTACTTCTGGTATTACTAGAAGTTTCTTGAGTTTGTTAAGTAACTCTATGTTTCTCTGTCCCTCGGCATCTCGATCTTGGCAAAGCTTCTTGACTAAGTCGTTTCTAGTTTTCGTGGAGGTGTACACGAATTTTAATTCGGAGAGATAATCGATGTATTTGATTTCCTTTTTGGTGGAAAACGATGTTTTCATCTGGAGGTTTTGGTCGAAGTCTTCGACGAACTTGCTGATGAGACATTGAAGTTTCTGGAGCCTGATCAAACTGTGCACCAGCTGCCTTCGAACGAACTCATTATCGTTTTCCTGCAGTTTCTCTGCAATGATCTTCACCCCTTCATTCTTTATCTTCTGAAGGTCTTTGAACTTGCTCAGCAGCCCAATTTTTGTACTTAAATCGTctattttgttgtttatcaGCAATCGCTTCCAGTCCTGCTCTACTGAAGACTTAATCTGATGGACCTTAATCAAGTTCTCGAAGATTTTATCATAGTCTTCAGCATTGAGATCTACCAGACGGTCAATTTCTTCTAGTAAAGAGTGAATTCGTTCTTTGACTATCTGTCGCGGCATTATGTCTTTCGGTGCATTCCCTACGACCTCGGAGTTCTCCTTGGCTCTAGCTATAATGGCAGCTATCCTCCCTTCTCCCTCTTCCTCTGAAGACTTTTCTGCGCTCTTTGCACTCACTTTGCCTACAAATCCGTGATGCTTCCGTCTATTGAGCAGCAAGGGTCTCTTGAAGCCATCATACTCCATGAAGGGCCATCCGTTATTGTCGATGATTATCCTGGGCTTCAGCTTTTGAACAATAACTTTCTTACTCTGAGGCTTCTCCAGAACTACTTCTTCAGATTTCTGGGTCTCTTCGCGTAAATGAGAAGATTGGACTGACCGCAGCTTACTGAACAAGTCACTGACTTTATCGTAGTAGTCTTGAAGAGGCTTCAGGTAACTGAAGTGATCGTCCATTTTGTCAGTTAAATAGTCCTCAAGCTCCTCTTGTACCTCATCGTCATTCACCACCTTAACAACGTAGCGCTTTTTTCTTACATGGTCGTCCAGGACCTCGCGAAAATTTTGCCCCTCCACATTTGCACCCTCGCAGAAATCCCCCGCGACGTCCCTTCTACGTCTTTCTCCTCCAATCTTCTTAATAACATTGGGCTGCACATGGTCAAAGTCCCCAATTATATCACTCGCCAAGTTCAAGCAATGTCTATGAAAGTTCTTACCGAAGTCCTTGAAGTACCGCTTGGCAGTGAAAACCATCTTCGGTAAGGTGCTTATCATGGGATTGGCCCCTTTGTTAAGGTCGCTAAAGTGTCGCAGAAACTGCATCGGGGCGGTCAGGAGGAGAAATATGGGATTCTGGGGGATTGTAGATTTCACGTTTTTGAGCTTCTGCTCCTTTTCAACTTTCTTGTGATACGCTACCAGTTCATCACGGACAGCTTTTTGAATCATGTTCTTGCCCATGATCACTTCAGCTTTGGGCTGCAGCCTGTTGAAGCCTGCAAGCAGCTGTCTTGGGGATATTGGAGGGGCTAGAAATCTTCTTCCAGCAACTATAGGGGGTTCTTCCTCGTCTTCTTCCTCATCTTCCTCCTCATCCTCTTTTGAGGTCTCTTGTATATCTTCGTCACTGACCAAGTCGACTTTGTAATGAGGTGGCAGATCTAGCTCGTCACTCCCCAATATAATAGTCCTCTTCTTCCTCTTTACTACCTTTTCTGGCTGCAGTAATCCTTTGACGAAGGAAGTGGCTTGTTCTTCTAGATCTGAACAGAAAGGGTTGTTATTAAGCCTCTTTAGCTTCCGCAGCAAGCTGCCTTCATTTGCCTTAATTTTGGTCTTTTGGTCGGTTCGTGGGGACACTTTAGGAATCCCAAAAATTGTATGCGGCGATGGGTCATAATGGCCAATTAAATCCTTGGACGACGCCTTTATTGGTTTCTTCTTGAATATACCCTTGGAGGGTGGTTCTTCCACTCTCTtgaatttcatcaatttctcAATCTTCTGTCTGAGGTTCTCAGGCTCGGAACGAGCCGCTTGGATGCTGTGATGCAGAGGCTCTCTAATATACTGAGGTACCATTTTCAAGAGCCAGTTGTACCCATCTTTAGCTAGATCTCTCTTGAGTCTCCTTTCAACTTGCATTTCACCCCTATCACTATTATTATCACTAGTAATACTAATCCCGAACCTGTTGCAATTGCAGCAAGAACAGGGCTGCCCTGCAGGAGCGGCTAGGCATTGCTGATGGTTGATCTGCGAGTTTTGCAGCCAAGGCATAAAATGCTCTCGAAGGGCTGAAAAACTAACTTTGCAGCTTAATGGTTCCAAACTGAACTGATTTCTTACCGTGGAAATTCGGTATTAAAACTGTATTTGCCCCGTATTGAACGTTCTCAAATCCCGGTGTTGGCAAAGGGAGCACAGTTTGTGCGGGGGCTTGGACTACAGGGCTGTAACATTGTTCAGAGGATGGCGGTTGCTGAGGGCGCGGTTTGCGACATTGTCGGAGCTAAAGTGTCGCTATTATGAGTGCCATAGAAGCAGCAAAACTGGTGATAATTACCTTGCTTCTGTGTGCTTTTCTGCTAGTCTTAACTGTAGGGCTTTTGGCCGCATCAGGCTCCTCTATCACTGGAGCATATACGGAACTTTCACATTCAGGCCTTTCGAAAACAACCTTAACATTTCCATTGGGATCTGCAACATCCATTCCTTCAAAATGGCCTAAACACTACAAAAACAACACTCAATTCTGCCCCAGTATCGTTGACTGTGCCTACCTTCAAATACCCGCAATGGGCATTGACTGCAACCGCAAGAGCCACCATCAAAAAgacgattttcatttttaaaaaccttttcaaaAACCTTTTCAAAAACCTTAGTAGCACAGCCGCTGAGGAGCAATTTAAGGTTTATTTAAACCAAGGTGGAGATGTttggtttaaatttgttatgaaTTTCCCTGTGTAAATATGGATAGTTTAGATGTTGCACGTGGAATTCGTGTGTCAATGTTGGGGTGAAGGTCGGAATGGTTGTCGAACCGTGTCTTCCTGGTTTAATGTGTTTCCAGGACgcgtttaattttatttgagagCTAAGCTATGATTCATTCGGTAAGAGATAAGGGTGTGTAGGAATGTAAGTGGAAGGGTTACAGCACGTTTatcatgaatttattttaagttggGAAATTCCACTCcaaaacggtaaattttatgcattttaaattgtttctgtACGATACGGCGAATGCGCTATTATTGTGATTTCTGCTGTCTTATAGCAAAAGAATTAACAACGACATAGGCTGACGTATCTCAACATTTCTCATTGCGTCACACAGCCGGTCACAGAGTTTCAAGTTTAATAATCGATACAATTAAGGCATTATTGCCCACTTAAATAATCCTTTAATTGGCcagatattaatttaatcactttattaataatattaaactaaataagcaataaaataGCTCGACTTCTGGTAGATCTGAGCAGCCTCTCCTAGAAAAAAGAAGTCCCAGTATGCGATGAAGAGTTCTGGTGACAAAGCCTATTGTCCTATCAGGTTTTTTGATAAGAGCGGGTCATACAGCTGTCTTTGTTGCTCTTATGCGATAGTTGCGGATAAAGAAAGATGAATATATTTGTAGAGaactttaattaactttatgGGAATATTTGCAAATGGCGACAAATACGaaatttttttgacttttcGAGCGGCAAAAAAGTAGGACACAACAGGatttacaatatatttttattaatgaaattttactatttattacaataaataaatgttaattaaaggGCGGTATTAATACTCTTCCAGACATTTTCAACATGTCTTCCAAATTTCTTAACTACCACTTTCCCTTGCCTTGACCCTCACTGAATGGATATTACCAGGATTAAAGCTTTTACTGAAGACACGGCAATGAAGGCGGTCAAAGAGGTCCCAACCGCATTCAAGTGGAGAAACTAAGTTAAGTGAGAAAAGATAATAACTATAGCATAAAGTTTTTCCCACCTTTGACATTGAGGGTTCCAATTTCCGTCAAACTgaccattttcttttcatgaCAACGTCGCTCTTCAGGTGACTCTTCAAACTCATCAATATCTTCACAAAAGTTATGTGCTGCAATGCTAAACCCTCCTAGAAGCCCACTAAAGGCATACAAGCTATCATCATACGTTAAAATCAGACGTAGATTTGCAAAGAGTTTAATCGAGAAGCCTTCACCAGTAATTTATGAAACCCACGGAACCATCCTCCTTCGTAGAGTTTCCTATACGAAGGCCTTTGGTAAGCCCAGACCAGGGAAACTGGGCTTGCAGGGTGGTGGCACTGGGGCAAGCTGCAGCTGCTATTTACAGAAAAAAGTTGTTAATACGAGGGTTAATTTCAGCCTTTAAGGCCTCAGTCTGAAAAGTCTCATTGAAAGAGGTTTTTTAAGAGTCTATGGACTTCAGATGAAAGCGAACGTACTGAAACACACTTCAAGTAActgttttctttttccaaTTACTGTGaacaaatgaattaattaattaaacctaCAATATAACAAAATGCATTCACATGCAATATAAGTGTATTCGAAGAAATATGAATAAAGATGTAAACTTATCCTGATTTATATAAAGAGTACTGGCCGTATTCTTTCTTCAATTCATTTCTGTAGGTACATATATGCAATTTGGTTTTTAGACATATTAATGAATTCAATAAAAGATGAATAATAACGATgataaaagtattaaataatgATTGTACCACTTTGTTAGACGGTTAGCTATTATTTGAAACCATCAAATTCagcagaatttaattaattatcctAACACAGTACAGTGGAGCAAAagttagtttaaatttgaatttaaaaatgatgccGGAAGGTGAAAGGTAAGTAGCGCCAAACCCGCTAAAGAGAAGATGGATGAACTACATGACGTCATTAGAGTGTCCTTTAATCGCCTGAAACTTAGGCCTGACGTCATTAAAGACAAAAGCtcaaatttttgtgtttagtTGAGggttaaatattttcaaagctTCAATGTTTATTGCTACACATTGTACTGAATCGTTGATAACATAAACTGTTGTGGTGTTTGGTGTAATAACCTTAAAAGCACTTCCTTATTGGACTTTTcgagtatattttttaagcaaaacaAGAATAGATGAGATAAACTTTAAacaaaagaagaaatattGAGACATTAACAAACACCATCGCCAAAGCAATCGTCACGTAAATTAACCCCCTCGGCACCATCAATGACGATTGttcttgttggaaaattggTCAATAACAGAAGTAATTTTGGTCTCGTAGGTAGGCCAATTTGCCAGGAACTTATCCAGTTGTTCCCCTAATTGCTTCCTCCTTTGGCTGGCCTTTTCAATTCGACTTAGGGCTATTTTAGAGGAAGTATATCCCGTGTTCACCAAGCGGTTTATGAAGCTTAAAAAGGCGTCTTCGGGTGCTTTCGCAAGCTTCctatgaaaataaagaaatgccCGTATGTTAACGTTTGATGGAAAACTGCTTTGACCCACAtacagggccggccttagtgACTCTGGCGCCCTGGGCTGTCGCCCAACCTCTCCGTCCATAAGGCCGGTACTGCTCACATAGGAAAATGATCACCAGGATGATTGCAGTTCTTACCTCACATCGGGAGAGGTCCTCTCAAAGGACTCCTCAAACGAGTCTGCTGGGATGGCTGCGTTTACCTCAAGTTTCTACGTTACATTCGAGatgaaaatatgcatttttcgTTTAGTTTGGGGCTTACCATGAAGGCTGCAAATAGGAAAACAACAGACAAAACTcgttttaaatacatttttttactgaacTCTTAATTGTGCCAAATAGTACGCTCAGTAATTATCAGCACTACATTGTCCCAAGTCCAACTAACGGactagaaaaaatgttaacaaagCAATTTCCTAATGGTTGTTATGTTATTTTGAACTTGTTCCTAATTTCATGTGTGGTGTTTAAGCCAGTGGCGTGTCTGCAGGTTGAGCAAGGACAGGTGGGAAGTAAATCAAATcgaaatatctcaagaacaTCGTGCTTCCGGCTCTCTGGAACCACTATAACATTTTGCTTCAATGCTATTAAAGCTGAACTTTAAACCCCCTGATAAGGCGATTTTTGACCTTTTATCAGTAAGAGGTTGAACCGaattatacatatttgttaTGTAGAATTTCTTCCTGTTGGTGtttttaaagaacaaaaatctGAGGCCATAGAAAGTTATCTCTCAATGAGGACGGTTTTAgctggaatttttaaaaattgtctatatttaaaatatgactGATTTCATTGTAAAAAAACTGGTCAGATCATGCTCTATGGAGCGTCCTTTAAAGGACTTTTTGTCCAACCTCTGTATACTGAACGCCCTCATATGCAGCGAATTTCTCTCGGAACAAGCTTTATCATAATCGTAGCACTTTCATTTGAGCCTATATATATTCAAAGACATACATagataaatgtttattaatattgaaatttcaactATTCAGCATTTAAGCCATTTCCTTCTCGCTGGCACGTCCCATAGAGAAACTAAGCAATGACAGCAAAAATCGCTCTAATTTTCGTGGTTGCAGTTTTCTTGTTCCAGGTAAGTTTGCTGCCATTTCTTTTACGATTTTGACTGCAATTGCGTTCAGGTGTTTTCCGATGAAACTGGGGCAACCATTATACGCAGGGACGCTCCCATTGCGAATCAAGAAGAATCGCTTAACGATCTGGAAAACCTGCTGAACTCTGCCAAACAGAGCTTAGATGAGCTGTTCAATAAAGTTCAGGTTGGTTAGTTTTTTTGCTCGGAAATGTATCGGAAAGAGTGTTTGTTTTGCAGTCGAGCGACCTGTATCAAAACGCCAGCAAAGCAATCGAGGAGTTTGGCAAGAAAGTCAAGGATACAGGTAACGAATTCTATGCGAAGCTCACCAACAACACTCAAACCAAAACCCAGAAATGAAGTGTATTTTTGCAGAACAACTTTTTGTGTACTttcagtaaataaataaataattcaagttATAGTTATATTTCAGTTTATTATccacaaaattaataattttaaatcaatgcTAAATACACAATTCTAAGTATTCTTGGTTGCCTATACTTCGAGAGCGCTGGCGATATCGCGGCATTGCGCGCAAACGTGATGACACGTATGTGGCACGTGGTACTGAAAACGGCTCTCTAAGGCGCATGACCAACACTGTCAGATGTCGCCAAGGCATTCGACAGAGTGTGGCCCAGTCAACTACCAGTGAAAGTGAATTTATGCAAGAATCTCGCTTGCTTCTTTCTCTATCAACGCCAACAAGGCATATTTTCCTAGAATAACGAAGGAAAGAGCCAGATAACCCTTCGGGTACTATAACTTCATTATCCCAAACCGCCAACCTGCAAGGGAGACTGCCAACGAAGAATGAATCCCTCAGGACAGTGTAAGCCTTGAGGAGTTCTATGAGTCTATATCATGGAGATTCTGATATCCCTTATAGATTCTGAGATGGAGATCATTATAACTTCTTTTCTCTAAGATAATCTTTACAGGAAATCGAATATAAAGCATCTGAAAATGTTATCACTGAAGAGAAGTATTTCTAATACTAACACTACCAATAATTTGACAATACCTATTTCTACCGCCACCAGTCAAAATTActagttttagaaaaaaatattaataaggtTTCcagttttaatatgtttttaaataataataaaatacttttatatattatatagtaTAATAAACAGTACAGGAAATCTATAACATAAATAGCGGttcgaaattttatttcaactcTAAATCAGAAATATATTTAGTGGTATTGAATTTGCCTAAATTTTTACATATGTAGATTTTGCTTTGTGTTCTTTTGTAATTGTTCCTCTCGTGTGGATCATTTTGGTAATCTAATAATTCGCGTctagttatttttaacatcCGAACATTCAATAAGCATGTCAgttatattttccaaaaacacagaagatttcttttctttttcccttttcgGGGTCTGgcgataattataaaaataaattgcaactGATAATAGAATCATATTTCTCTCCGTATTTAGTTTTCTTACCCTATAGGGGGTGCGAAGTAGGTTGACGACCTAGGACGACggtctttttatatttaaattgtagTCTGCATGGTCCAGTtccaatgtttttttaattaaatataaatgagGGATCTATTTGTACAAGAAATCTCAGTTTTGGTGTCCTTTTTGTCAGCATATACGAGCAAAATCATCAAGCCTTGCTCATTAGGTGAACCTTACATAGAAATTTTAGacaccatattgtcaagaaacaTACGGCCTCCACATTGTCAGGAAACATACGTCgagcatttaaaattcaaagtaTAAACAAGAACAATACCGGCTTTCCTAggggtgattaaaaatttcgcccagggcgCCGAACTTTTATTTCGACTTTCAACCATTCCCAACGCTGCAGGTACCGTCATTTTCATATGTAGAACAAACACACAAAAcgttaaaaaacttatttcttttattaatataaaactcCCGAGTACAGAATGTATATCCTATAAACCACACAATGCGCTGTTTGCTTATTATAATTAGCTAAGTTTAAGTCTATAATTTCCAAAATCAGCTtcactaaaaatatataataccGACTCATCAAATTTAGGACTTAGCCAGGTTTTTGTCCAGCTCCGTTTTCAGGTCTTTGGTAAGTAATACAACATGATCCAGAAGATTCTTCGCAGTCTTAGTCAAGTCGGTTTTAACCtctgaaaattgtttttttaatagtaataaagTAAATTACTTTTGCACTTACGTTGGACTTCAGGCTCAGCAGCCTTTGCCAATTTCTCAGCCTCGGCGATAGCCTTGTTCAAACTTTCATCCAAATTAGCCTTGATATCTTTAGCCTTATTAACTGCATCGGGCCCAATTGCCCCCTGAAGTTTACTGGCAGTGGTGGCCAGGTTTTCCTTGATTTGGGTCAGGACTTGTTCAATGTCTCCTTTGTGCTCTTGGGCCTAAGTCCTAATGGTCAGAAACGGCTGGACAATTCCCAACTCCAACTTACCTGTTTGTTGAGATCATCCACAATATCTTTAACCTTAGTAGCTAGTTTCTGGGAGGTTTGAGTGAGAGTCTCAGAGATCTGCTTGGAGTCAGGCAAGTTTCCCTCGATCACTGAGCTCACATTCTGGACCACTTGACGGGCGTTTGATGCCAACTCGTCGATTTGGGATTTCTCTGCAGCTTTTGCTTTTGGAACCGCCCTAGTAGAGGCCACCTGaattgtaatttaataaaagagtGGTTAACATTTGTAATTAAAACCTAATTAGATCAAGGCGAAGACCGAACAATTCGAATGCTGCTGACAGGAAGTTTCTAGATTTTTACCTGCAGTAAGCATTAcgagaatttaaattaaacctatTCGGTTAAATATGGCTTCAATGTTGCTATAATTAAATGAATCGTTATTGAATAATGCGGCTAGTACGTGCCAATAATAGTGATAATTGGCTATAGATTCCAGCGGAGAAAGACTGGAAGGCCACAATCATGGGAAGTTTCTTA
The DNA window shown above is from Euwallacea similis isolate ESF13 chromosome 2, ESF131.1, whole genome shotgun sequence and carries:
- the LOC136419413 gene encoding uncharacterized protein, yielding MQVERRLKRDLAKDGYNWLLKMVPQYIREPLHHSIQAARSEPENLRQKIEKLMKFKRVEEPPSKGIFKKKPIKASSKDLIGHYDPSPHTIFGIPKVSPRTDQKTKIKANEGSLLRKLKRLNNNPFCSDLEEQATSFVKGLLQPEKVVKRKKRTIILGSDELDLPPHYKVDLVSDEDIQETSKEDEEEDEEEDEEEPPIVAGRRFLAPPISPRQLLAGFNRLQPKAEVIMGKNMIQKAVRDELVAYHKKVEKEQKLKNVKSTIPQNPIFLLLTAPMQFLRHFSDLNKGANPMISTLPKMVFTAKRYFKDFGKNFHRHCLNLASDIIGDFDHVQPNVIKKIGGERRRRDVAGDFCEGANVEGQNFREVLDDHVRKKRYVVKVVNDDEVQEELEDYLTDKMDDHFSYLKPLQDYYDKVSDLFSKLRSVQSSHLREETQKSEEVVLEKPQSKKVIVQKLKPRIIIDNNGWPFMEYDGFKRPLLLNRRKHHGFVGKVSAKSAEKSSEEEGEGRIAAIIARAKENSEVVGNAPKDIMPRQIVKERIHSLLEEIDRLVDLNAEDYDKIFENLIKVHQIKSSVEQDWKRLLINNKIDDLSTKIGLLSKFKDLQKIKNEGVKIIAEKLQENDNEFVRRQLVHSLIRLQKLQCLISKFVEDFDQNLQMKTSFSTKKEIKYIDYLSELKFVYTSTKTRNDLVKKLCQDRDAEGQRNIELLNKLKKLLVIPEVNSEKFDSVAKLIWEMKNLKKLQGETIKDMNKKLQKQQKIKKDLKILFDLQKRFEDCGVELNELMGNNKATNKLPMKKDVRDVMTEIKRRHEEVMQRAKEKVGELRFRY
- the LOC136418675 gene encoding uncharacterized protein, encoding MTAKIALIFVVAVFLFQVFSDETGATIIRRDAPIANQEESLNDLENLLNSAKQSLDELFNKVQSSDLYQNASKAIEEFGKKVKDTGNEFYAKLTNNTQTKTQK
- the LOC136419288 gene encoding apolipophorin-3-like: MFKFGIVCVIAFAAFQVASTRAVPKAKAAEKSQIDELASNARQVVQNVSSVIEGNLPDSKQISETLTQTSQKLATKVKDIVDDLNKQAQEHKGDIEQVLTQIKENLATTASKLQGAIGPDAVNKAKDIKANLDESLNKAIAEAEKLAKAAEPEVQQVKTDLTKTAKNLLDHVVLLTKDLKTELDKNLAKS